In a genomic window of Staphylococcus taiwanensis:
- a CDS encoding class I SAM-dependent methyltransferase produces the protein MTEEQTIMEKLFRTLDEKAKALNDENGQSFIENLGLAMEYVYQNQRDLLEQATLQDRRKAFQFAYLSLLQEENIQANHQITPDSIGLILGFLVQKFTEQNDELHVVDIASGAGHLSASVNEVLKDTTVMHHLIEVDPVLSRVSVHLANFLEIPFDVYPQDAIMPLPLEEADIVIGDLPIGYYPVDERSKEMKLGFDEGHSYSHHLLIEQAITALKQSGFAFLVVPSNLFEGDEVKQLENFIATETEMQAFLNLPKTLFKNEKARKSILILQKKEANKTKPVEVFLANIPDFKNLNQFQGFITELNNWMSENHPKK, from the coding sequence ATGACTGAAGAACAAACAATTATGGAGAAACTATTTAGAACTTTAGATGAAAAGGCTAAAGCTTTAAATGATGAAAATGGGCAAAGTTTTATTGAAAATTTAGGACTTGCTATGGAATATGTATATCAAAATCAAAGAGACTTATTAGAACAAGCAACCTTACAAGATAGAAGAAAAGCCTTCCAATTTGCATATTTAAGTTTATTGCAAGAAGAAAATATACAAGCCAATCATCAAATTACTCCGGACTCTATTGGATTGATATTAGGATTCTTAGTTCAGAAGTTTACTGAACAAAATGATGAATTACATGTGGTTGATATTGCGAGTGGTGCGGGGCATTTGAGTGCATCCGTTAATGAAGTATTGAAAGATACTACTGTGATGCATCATTTAATTGAAGTAGACCCAGTGTTATCAAGAGTAAGTGTTCACTTAGCGAATTTCTTAGAGATTCCGTTTGATGTATATCCCCAAGATGCAATCATGCCTTTACCACTTGAAGAAGCAGATATCGTAATTGGCGATCTACCAATAGGTTATTACCCAGTGGATGAACGAAGTAAAGAAATGAAATTAGGATTTGATGAAGGACATAGTTATTCTCATCATCTATTAATTGAACAAGCCATAACTGCATTGAAACAATCTGGATTTGCATTTTTAGTTGTACCTAGTAATTTGTTTGAAGGTGATGAGGTAAAACAGTTAGAAAATTTCATTGCTACAGAAACAGAAATGCAAGCTTTTTTAAATTTACCTAAAACACTATTTAAAAATGAAAAAGCACGCAAATCTATATTGATTTTACAAAAGAAAGAAGCAAATAAAACTAAGCCGGTTGAAGTATTTCTTGCAAATATCCCTGACTTTAAAAATCTAAATCAATTCCAAGGTTTCATTACAGAGTTAAATAATTGGATGTCAGAAAATCATCCTAAAAAATAA
- a CDS encoding acetate kinase, which translates to MSSLVLAINAGSSSLKFQLIRMPEETLVTKGLIERIGIKDSIFTIEVNGEKIKDVRDIKDHEEAINIMLDSFKKHGIIDNINDIVGTGHRVVHGGELFPTSALVTDKVEEQIEELSELAPLHNPANLMGIRAFRKLLPNIPHVAVFDTSFHQSMPEQSYLYSLPYQYYKDYGIRKYGFHGTSHKYVSQRAAEILDKPIEELRIISCHIGNGASIAAIDGGESIDTSMGFTPLAGVTMGTRSGNIDPALIPFIMQKTGQNAEEVLNVLNKESGLLGISGTSSDLRDLESDAEAGKERAQLALDVFASRIHKYIGSYATRMHGVDVIVFTAGVGENSSTVRAKVLEGLEFMGIYWDPKKNEAIHGEEGFINYPHSPVKVLVIPTNEEVMIARDIVKFGEL; encoded by the coding sequence ATGTCTAGTTTAGTTTTAGCGATTAATGCTGGTAGTTCTTCTTTAAAATTTCAACTTATTAGAATGCCTGAAGAAACACTAGTTACTAAAGGATTAATCGAACGTATCGGTATTAAAGATTCAATTTTCACTATTGAAGTGAACGGCGAAAAAATTAAAGATGTTAGAGATATAAAAGATCATGAAGAAGCAATTAATATTATGTTAGATAGCTTCAAAAAACATGGTATTATCGATAATATTAACGATATTGTTGGAACAGGACACCGTGTAGTACATGGTGGTGAATTATTCCCAACATCAGCTTTAGTTACTGATAAAGTTGAAGAACAAATTGAAGAATTAAGTGAATTAGCACCTTTACACAACCCTGCTAACTTAATGGGTATTCGTGCATTCAGAAAATTATTACCAAACATTCCTCATGTGGCAGTATTTGATACTTCATTCCATCAATCTATGCCTGAACAATCATATTTATATAGCTTGCCATACCAATATTACAAAGACTATGGCATCCGTAAATACGGTTTCCACGGTACAAGTCACAAATATGTTTCACAACGTGCTGCAGAAATCTTAGATAAACCAATTGAAGAATTACGTATTATTTCTTGTCATATTGGTAATGGTGCGTCAATCGCAGCAATTGATGGTGGAGAATCAATTGATACTTCAATGGGCTTCACTCCTTTAGCAGGTGTAACGATGGGTACACGTTCAGGTAATATTGACCCTGCATTGATCCCATTCATTATGCAAAAGACTGGCCAAAACGCTGAAGAAGTACTTAATGTATTAAATAAAGAATCAGGATTACTAGGTATTTCTGGTACTTCAAGTGACTTACGTGACCTTGAAAGTGATGCTGAAGCAGGTAAAGAACGTGCTCAACTAGCATTAGATGTATTTGCATCAAGAATTCATAAATACATCGGCTCATATGCAACTAGAATGCATGGCGTAGACGTTATTGTATTCACTGCAGGTGTAGGTGAAAACTCTTCAACAGTACGTGCAAAAGTATTAGAAGGATTAGAATTCATGGGAATCTATTGGGATCCTAAAAAGAACGAAGCAATTCATGGCGAAGAAGGATTCATTAACTATCCTCACTCACCAGTAAAAGTCCTTGTTATACCTACTAATGAAGAAGTAATGATTGCAAGA